A genome region from Geminocystis sp. M7585_C2015_104 includes the following:
- a CDS encoding glycosyltransferase — MKISVITVVRNRKDTIKDAIESVLSQTHQDTEYIVVDGASDDGTTEIIRQYQDKISKFISEPDKGIYDAMNKGIKLATGDVIGILNGDDLYASDDILETVAKEFMGKNIDCLYGDLVYVDTKDTSKVIRYWKSSSFTEGLFKKGWHPPHPTFFARRRYYEEYGYFNLDLKIAADYELMLRFLERHKLNSVYLPRVMVKMRIGGESNKSIKNIIRANIECYKAWKINKMNVSPLMVIRKPLSKVMQLATAKVPI; from the coding sequence GTGGTTCGCAATAGAAAAGACACCATCAAAGACGCCATAGAATCTGTCTTGTCTCAAACACATCAAGACACAGAGTATATTGTAGTGGACGGTGCCAGTGATGATGGAACCACTGAGATAATAAGGCAGTATCAGGACAAAATAAGTAAGTTCATATCCGAACCGGACAAAGGCATTTACGATGCCATGAACAAGGGAATAAAACTGGCCACGGGGGATGTTATAGGGATTTTAAACGGCGATGATTTGTATGCTAGTGATGACATTTTAGAAACCGTGGCCAAGGAATTTATGGGCAAAAATATAGATTGTCTTTACGGAGATCTGGTATATGTGGATACAAAGGATACTTCCAAGGTAATAAGGTATTGGAAGTCTAGTAGTTTTACAGAGGGACTTTTCAAAAAGGGATGGCATCCACCACACCCCACATTTTTTGCCCGACGTAGGTATTATGAAGAATATGGGTATTTCAATCTTGACCTCAAAATAGCAGCCGATTATGAGTTGATGCTTAGATTTCTGGAGCGCCACAAATTAAATTCAGTATATTTACCAAGAGTTATGGTGAAGATGAGGATTGGGGGAGAGAGCAACAAGAGCATTAAAAACATCATTAGGGCCAACATTGAGTGCTACAAGGCCTGGAAGATAAACAAAATGAATGTATCACCCCTAATGGTTATAAGAAAACCACTGAGTAAAGTGATGCAATTGGCCACGGCGAAGGTGCCAATTTGA